The Eubacterium ventriosum genome includes the window GGTGGTATGGAAAACATGTCAATGGCTCCATATGCTTTACCACAGGCTAGATTCGGTTACAGAATGAACAATGGTACACTTGTTGATACAATGGTTAACGATGCATTAACAGATGCATTCAATCACTACCACATGATGATTACAGCTGAAAACGTAGCTGAACAGTGGGGAATTACAAGAGAAGAATTAGATGCTTTCTCAGCTAACTCACAGCAGAAATGTGAAAAGGCTATGGCTGAAGGTAAGTTCAAAGATGAAATCGTTCCTGTAGAAGTAAAACAGAGAAAACAGACAGTTATCGTAGATACAGATGAAGGCCCAAGAGCTGGAACAACAGCTGAATCACTTAGCAAGTTAAGATGTTGTTCAGGTAAGCCTGATGGTGTTGTTACAGCAGGTAATGCTTCAGGTATCAATGATGGTGCAGCAGCAGTTGTAGTTATGAGCGAAGAAAAAGCTAAAGAATTAGGTGTTAAGCCAATGGCTACATTCGTAACAGGAGCACTTGGTGGTGTTGATCCATCAATTATGGGTGTTGGACCTGTAGCTTCAACTAAGAAAGCATTAGCAAAAGCTAATATGACAATTGATGATATGGACTTAATCGAAGCTAACGAAGCTTTCGCAGCTCAGTCAGTAGCAGTAGCTAGAGACTTAAAGTTCGATATGAGCAAAGTAAACGTAAACGGTGGTGCTATTGCTCTTGGTCATCCAGTAGGTGCATCAGGTTGTCGTATTCTTGTAACATTACTTCACGAAATGCAGAAGAGAGACGCTAAGAAGGGTCTTGCTACTTTATGTATCGGTGGCGGAATGGGATGTACTACAATCGTTGAACGTGACTAATTTTAAATATAACCAGGGCTGGTAGTGAAACTGCCAGCTTTTATGGTGTTAATAAACACCTTTTTATAATTAAGTTTCAATACTTAAAAAGTTATTTTTATTAAGGAGAAAAAACAATGGAATTCATTACATATGAACAGGAAGGATTCGTTGGAATTCTTACAATCAATCGTCCAAAGGCTCTTAATGCATTAAACAGCCAGGTTCTTGATGAATTAAACGAAGCAATTGATGCAATTGATGTTAATGAAACTAGAGCGCTTATTTTAACAGGTGCCGGAGACAAATCTTTTGTTGCAGGCGCTGATATTGGAGAAATGTCAACACTTACAAAATCAGAAGGTGAAGCTTTTGGTAAGAAAGGTAATGATGTTTTCAGAAAGCTTGAAACATTAGAAATTCCAGTAATCGCAGCAGTTAACGGATTCGCTTTAGGTGGCGGATGCGAAATCTCAATGAGTTGTGATATTAGAATTTGTTCAGAAAACGCTATTTTCGGACAGCCTGAAGTAGGTCTTGGAATTACACCAGGTTTCGGTGGAACACAGAGACTTGCAAGAATCGTTGGACCTGGAATGGCTAAGCAGATGATTTATACAGCAAGAAATATTAAGGCTGACGAAGCTTACAGAATCGGTCT containing:
- a CDS encoding acetyl-CoA C-acetyltransferase yields the protein MSKKVVIAGACRTAIGKMGGALSTTPAPVLGSIVIKEALNRAGVPADQVDHVYMGCVIQAGLGQNVARQAALKAGLPIETPAVTVNVVCGSGLNCVNMAAQMIQAGDADIVVAGGMENMSMAPYALPQARFGYRMNNGTLVDTMVNDALTDAFNHYHMMITAENVAEQWGITREELDAFSANSQQKCEKAMAEGKFKDEIVPVEVKQRKQTVIVDTDEGPRAGTTAESLSKLRCCSGKPDGVVTAGNASGINDGAAAVVVMSEEKAKELGVKPMATFVTGALGGVDPSIMGVGPVASTKKALAKANMTIDDMDLIEANEAFAAQSVAVARDLKFDMSKVNVNGGAIALGHPVGASGCRILVTLLHEMQKRDAKKGLATLCIGGGMGCTTIVERD
- a CDS encoding enoyl-CoA hydratase-related protein, whose amino-acid sequence is MEFITYEQEGFVGILTINRPKALNALNSQVLDELNEAIDAIDVNETRALILTGAGDKSFVAGADIGEMSTLTKSEGEAFGKKGNDVFRKLETLEIPVIAAVNGFALGGGCEISMSCDIRICSENAIFGQPEVGLGITPGFGGTQRLARIVGPGMAKQMIYTARNIKADEAYRIGLVNAVYPQEELMDAAKKLAAGIAKNAPIAVRACKKAINDGLDAVMDDAIVIEEKLFGSCFETEDQKAGMGNFLEKDKEKKLKVVPFKNC